A DNA window from Pontimonas salivibrio contains the following coding sequences:
- the lpdA gene encoding dihydrolipoyl dehydrogenase: MTDHTFDLVILGAGSGGYAAALRASQLGMSVGLIEKDKVGGTCLHVGCIPTKALLHAAEVADSARHSEMFGVKASLEGIDLPAVNAYRDGIVSSKHKGLQGLIKARGITTIEGEGTLVSPTTVQVGSDTVTGKNVVLATGSYPRTLPGLEIGGRVITSEQALQLDYVPQSVIVLGGGVIGVEFASVWRSFGSEVTIIEGLNHLVPAEDESVSKQFERAYRKRGINFSLGVRFQSVTQNDQGVTVTLEDGQTFEAELLLVAVGRGPKTDGMGFDTVGVTMDRGYVLTDERLRTNVPGVYAVGDIVPGIQLAHRGFQHGIFVAEELAGLNPQVINDDHIPKVTYSEPEVASVGLSEAKAVEAYGAEGIAIYDYNLAGNGKSHILETAGSIKVIRQVDGPILGVHMIGARVGELIGEAQVAVNWDAYPEDVAPLLHAHPTQNEALGEAFLAIAGKPLHAL, from the coding sequence GTGACCGACCACACTTTTGATCTTGTCATTCTCGGAGCGGGAAGTGGTGGGTACGCTGCCGCTCTTCGCGCAAGCCAACTCGGCATGTCTGTCGGTTTGATCGAAAAAGACAAGGTGGGTGGCACCTGCCTCCACGTGGGCTGTATTCCCACAAAGGCCCTGTTGCACGCGGCTGAAGTGGCTGACTCAGCACGCCACTCGGAAATGTTCGGGGTGAAAGCCTCCCTGGAGGGCATCGACCTCCCCGCGGTAAACGCCTACCGAGACGGCATTGTCTCCAGCAAACACAAGGGTCTCCAGGGACTGATCAAGGCACGCGGGATCACCACCATCGAGGGTGAAGGCACACTCGTCTCCCCCACCACAGTGCAGGTCGGCTCAGACACGGTCACCGGTAAGAACGTGGTGCTCGCCACCGGCAGCTACCCGCGCACGCTTCCCGGCCTGGAAATTGGCGGTCGGGTCATCACTTCCGAGCAGGCTCTTCAGCTTGACTATGTCCCCCAATCGGTGATTGTCCTCGGTGGCGGTGTCATCGGTGTCGAGTTCGCCAGCGTGTGGCGCTCCTTCGGCAGTGAAGTGACCATTATTGAGGGGCTGAACCACTTGGTTCCCGCCGAAGACGAATCCGTCTCGAAACAGTTTGAGCGCGCGTACCGCAAGCGCGGAATCAACTTCTCTCTGGGGGTGCGCTTCCAAAGCGTCACGCAAAATGACCAGGGTGTGACGGTGACCCTGGAGGACGGTCAAACCTTTGAGGCCGAGCTTCTCCTCGTCGCTGTCGGCCGCGGGCCCAAAACCGACGGCATGGGCTTTGACACGGTCGGTGTAACCATGGACCGCGGCTACGTACTCACCGATGAGCGCCTTCGCACCAACGTCCCCGGTGTCTATGCCGTAGGCGACATCGTTCCAGGAATTCAGCTGGCTCACCGCGGTTTCCAACACGGTATTTTCGTGGCGGAAGAACTCGCTGGTCTAAACCCCCAGGTGATTAACGACGACCACATTCCCAAAGTCACCTACTCGGAACCCGAAGTGGCTTCTGTGGGGCTCTCGGAGGCGAAAGCTGTTGAAGCCTACGGCGCAGAAGGTATCGCCATCTATGACTACAACTTGGCCGGAAACGGTAAGAGCCACATCCTCGAAACCGCCGGTTCCATCAAAGTGATCCGCCAAGTGGATGGCCCCATCCTCGGAGTCCACATGATCGGTGCCCGCGTGGGCGAACTGATCGGCGAGGCGCAGGTCGCGGTCAACTGGGATGCCTACCCAGAAGACGTGGCACCGCTACTTCACGCCCACCCCACCCAAAACGAAGCCCTCGGCGAAGCCTTCTTGGCGATCGCCGGAAAACCCTTGCATGCCCTCTAA
- a CDS encoding RNA polymerase sigma factor, translating to MNTRSQDTAAKSKKSGAVAPASQKAPAKKAPAKKPASKSTAAKAATTKATPAKSAAEKKPAATKEPAKSTATKKAAVKKAPVKKAPVKKAPAKKEPSSTPSAKAAASQTAAKKPAAKEPAAKKLAAKKPAASATAAKKPAAKKASTANAPAKATAKKKPASAAAEESASDEESKEKVAPTASAAAGDNGSNDTDSDSDDEVIDDRQVEALGASILQGVAGAGEALPSGAIVIKSSDEEDVPIVSTTITGATADPVKDYLKQIGKVALLNAEQEVQLAWRIEAGLFAEEKLSELTQREKTTKLARELHEIAKDGQRAKNHLLGANLRLVVSLAKRYTGRGMQFLDLIQEGNLGLIRAVEKFDYTKGFKFSTYATWWIRQAITRAMADQARTIRIPVHMVEVINKLARVQRQMLQDLGREPTPEELARELDMTPEKVVEVQKYGREPISLHTPLGEDGDSEFGDLIEDTEAVVPADAVGFTMLQRQLESLLDSLSEREAGVIRMRFGLGDGMPKTLDQIGDTFGVTRERIRQIESKTMAKLRHPSRSQALRDYLE from the coding sequence GTGAACACCCGCTCTCAGGACACAGCAGCCAAATCGAAAAAATCTGGCGCGGTAGCACCCGCATCCCAGAAGGCTCCGGCAAAGAAGGCTCCCGCGAAGAAACCGGCATCCAAGTCCACTGCCGCTAAAGCTGCCACGACAAAGGCGACGCCGGCCAAGTCCGCTGCAGAGAAAAAACCTGCCGCCACAAAAGAGCCAGCGAAGTCAACGGCAACAAAGAAGGCTGCGGTGAAGAAAGCTCCTGTAAAGAAAGCTCCTGTAAAGAAAGCTCCCGCGAAGAAAGAGCCAAGTTCGACACCTTCGGCAAAGGCTGCGGCCTCGCAAACAGCGGCGAAGAAACCTGCGGCGAAGGAGCCTGCCGCGAAGAAGCTCGCAGCGAAGAAGCCCGCTGCGTCGGCGACGGCAGCGAAGAAACCAGCCGCAAAAAAAGCTTCGACTGCTAACGCGCCAGCCAAGGCGACCGCAAAGAAAAAGCCTGCTTCCGCTGCCGCAGAAGAATCCGCCTCCGATGAGGAAAGCAAGGAAAAAGTTGCACCGACGGCTTCCGCCGCAGCGGGGGACAACGGATCAAACGACACCGATTCGGACAGTGACGATGAGGTCATCGATGACCGTCAGGTCGAAGCCCTGGGTGCCTCAATCCTTCAAGGGGTTGCCGGCGCTGGGGAGGCGCTTCCCTCCGGTGCAATCGTCATCAAGAGCAGTGATGAAGAAGATGTCCCCATTGTCTCCACCACAATCACGGGCGCGACAGCTGACCCTGTCAAGGATTACCTGAAGCAAATCGGAAAAGTTGCCCTGCTGAATGCTGAGCAGGAAGTGCAATTGGCCTGGAGGATTGAGGCCGGACTTTTCGCCGAAGAAAAACTCTCCGAACTGACTCAACGCGAAAAGACCACGAAACTCGCCAGAGAACTTCACGAGATTGCCAAAGATGGGCAGAGGGCAAAAAACCACCTGTTGGGCGCTAACTTGCGCCTCGTGGTGTCGCTCGCAAAGCGCTACACCGGACGCGGAATGCAGTTCCTGGATCTCATCCAAGAGGGAAACCTCGGTCTGATTCGTGCCGTAGAGAAGTTTGACTACACCAAGGGCTTTAAGTTCTCGACCTATGCCACATGGTGGATTCGACAGGCCATCACTCGCGCAATGGCTGATCAGGCCCGCACCATTCGTATCCCCGTTCACATGGTCGAAGTCATCAATAAGCTTGCCCGGGTTCAGCGCCAAATGCTTCAGGACTTGGGCCGCGAACCCACCCCTGAAGAGCTTGCCCGTGAGTTGGATATGACTCCGGAAAAAGTTGTTGAGGTTCAAAAGTATGGCCGTGAGCCCATTTCGCTTCACACCCCGCTAGGCGAGGACGGTGACAGCGAGTTTGGTGACCTCATCGAAGACACCGAGGCTGTTGTCCCCGCGGATGCTGTCGGGTTCACCATGTTGCAGCGGCAGCTGGAGTCGCTGTTAGATTCGCTCTCAGAGCGCGAAGCGGGCGTTATTCGGATGCGTTTTGGCTTGGGCGATGGGATGCCGAAGACCTTGGACCAAATTGGTGACACCTTTGGTGTGACCCGAGAGCGAATTCGCCAAATCGAATCCAAGACGATGGCAAAGCTGCGCCACCCTTCGCGCTCTCAGGCCCTGCGCGACTACCTCGAGTAA
- a CDS encoding alanine racemase C-terminal domain-containing protein, producing the protein MNRPADLPPLRWAITRTTPLRDSLSALLGLKGPDHHLDLRANAFGLGAQHVAQVAADLGFRFATLDAGECHPKLEVTASLPESLWLQLAHQHHAQLLQARVVNSKSVAAGAEVSYGGYYTTPTPTHLALVAIGFADGVPRLNPVGGMVEARSQRFPVAGRIAMDQLIIDTGDEALVPGDVVTVWGGAVSATEWSEWSKRPLEVMGSGIGPRVHHVVDGPLS; encoded by the coding sequence ATGAATCGGCCAGCTGACCTCCCTCCCCTGCGCTGGGCCATCACGCGCACAACACCGCTGCGAGATTCCCTCAGCGCGCTTTTGGGCCTCAAAGGCCCAGATCATCACCTTGATTTGCGCGCCAACGCTTTTGGTTTAGGGGCCCAACACGTTGCGCAAGTCGCGGCCGATTTAGGTTTTCGCTTTGCCACCTTGGACGCAGGTGAGTGTCACCCCAAACTCGAAGTGACTGCCAGCCTGCCAGAGTCTCTATGGCTTCAACTCGCCCATCAGCACCACGCCCAGTTGCTCCAAGCTCGAGTGGTGAATTCGAAGTCAGTGGCAGCAGGCGCCGAAGTGTCATATGGCGGTTACTACACAACCCCGACACCCACTCACCTCGCATTAGTGGCGATCGGGTTTGCCGACGGTGTTCCCCGACTGAACCCAGTGGGCGGCATGGTCGAAGCTCGATCACAACGTTTCCCTGTTGCGGGTCGGATTGCCATGGACCAGCTCATCATCGACACCGGGGACGAAGCGTTGGTTCCAGGTGACGTGGTGACCGTATGGGGTGGCGCTGTCAGCGCCACCGAGTGGTCTGAGTGGTCGAAGCGTCCACTGGAAGTCATGGGTTCCGGAATAGGACCACGGGTGCACCACGTGGTGGATGGGCCACTGTCGTGA
- a CDS encoding alanine racemase, with the protein MTGPHIELNRAALAHNVAQIRELLGSDVSLMFAVKSNAYGHGMELIAPEVIAQGADELAVLDIQTGVAVRDVVPEAPLLAWLLEPLDNYAAASTHRLELGISTVEQLTMVAKSAPKTPLVVHLKVDTGLHRNGATANQWPEFFTVAAELERAGVITVRALWSHLADTSIESSLSALSRLQDAATTARDAGLHPEIMHLAASHGALEVPETRLDMVRFGILGYGVSPFDHHTAEDLGFRPVLTLLAPITRITEDTIFLGMGYRQGLLSPLTPGATIRVGHTPLELVAVEADHTVLRGSFSPEHLQEGMMVPLMGANAPGASVEAWAGWTHTIGDEVLVRLHPDIPRNFSDAPIDS; encoded by the coding sequence GTGACGGGACCACATATCGAACTAAACCGAGCTGCCCTCGCTCACAACGTTGCGCAGATTCGGGAGCTCTTGGGTTCGGATGTGTCACTCATGTTTGCGGTGAAGTCCAATGCATACGGGCACGGGATGGAGCTGATTGCTCCGGAGGTCATTGCCCAAGGGGCCGATGAGTTAGCGGTACTCGACATCCAAACTGGCGTCGCAGTGCGCGACGTGGTGCCAGAAGCTCCCCTTTTGGCGTGGCTACTCGAACCCTTAGACAACTATGCGGCGGCCTCCACCCACCGGCTCGAGTTGGGGATTTCGACCGTAGAACAACTCACGATGGTGGCCAAGAGCGCGCCCAAGACCCCACTTGTGGTCCACCTCAAAGTGGACACCGGTCTGCACCGAAACGGTGCTACCGCTAATCAGTGGCCGGAATTTTTCACTGTCGCGGCCGAACTTGAGCGCGCCGGGGTCATTACGGTCAGAGCACTCTGGTCCCACCTCGCAGACACATCAATTGAGTCCAGCCTGTCGGCTCTTAGTCGACTCCAGGATGCGGCCACAACGGCACGTGACGCGGGGCTTCACCCGGAGATTATGCACCTCGCCGCCTCCCACGGCGCCCTCGAGGTGCCAGAAACCCGTTTGGACATGGTGCGCTTTGGAATCCTCGGCTACGGGGTGAGTCCCTTTGATCATCACACCGCTGAAGATCTCGGCTTCCGTCCTGTCCTCACCCTCTTGGCGCCCATCACTCGCATCACCGAAGACACGATCTTCCTGGGGATGGGCTACCGACAGGGATTACTGTCCCCGTTGACACCAGGGGCCACAATCCGTGTCGGGCATACTCCGCTTGAGCTGGTCGCGGTGGAAGCTGACCACACAGTGTTGCGTGGTTCATTTTCCCCAGAACACCTTCAGGAGGGCATGATGGTGCCGCTGATGGGAGCCAACGCTCCCGGCGCCTCAGTCGAAGCGTGGGCTGGCTGGACCCACACCATTGGTGACGAAGTACTCGTGCGCTTACACCCGGACATCCCACGAAATTTCTCTGACGCGCCGATTGATTCGTGA
- a CDS encoding leucyl aminopeptidase yields the protein MNIPRVVSHNQPADLIDCDALIVGITPGLDKTPTIVGDVLGEADTAWLKAAAVALGKKGSLDEATVVPAPPGCKATTVILVGLGPKELTPSSLRHAAGSATRAAGPVSHIAVALPVDDAASAQAAVEGALLGGYRVNAKKKPTDDPDWATLTIVGTDKQGALQAGAVIAESVYLVRDLVNTPPNDLYPESFTDHVTSALKGLPIEIDVLDEHQLAEGGFGGILGVGQGSTRPPRLVALRYRPEGATAHIALVGKGITFDSGGLSLKPAASMVGMKYDMTGAATVSGVMRAVASLHAPVAVTAWLCLAENMPSGSAQRPGDVITIHGGKTVEVLNTDAEGRLVLADGLHAASEEFPDLIVDVATLTGAARIALGERYAGLMGDQLATGLVAQAAESAGELVWTMPLPEELRKGLNSDVADIANVATGSSLGGMLVAGLFLKEFVGPRQGQPADDDSSAQIPWAHLDIAGPASNTSSAYGYTPKGPTGATTRALVNLVMAMDSDAVASLVQ from the coding sequence GTGAATATTCCCCGCGTTGTCTCCCACAATCAACCCGCTGACCTCATCGACTGCGACGCCCTCATCGTGGGCATCACCCCTGGCCTCGACAAGACCCCCACGATTGTGGGCGATGTGCTGGGCGAAGCTGACACTGCGTGGTTGAAGGCGGCCGCAGTCGCGTTGGGTAAAAAAGGTTCCCTTGACGAGGCCACGGTTGTCCCCGCTCCCCCCGGCTGTAAGGCCACAACGGTCATCCTTGTCGGGTTGGGCCCGAAAGAATTGACGCCATCGTCTCTTCGCCACGCCGCGGGAAGCGCCACACGCGCTGCAGGACCCGTTTCGCACATCGCGGTGGCACTGCCCGTGGACGATGCTGCCTCCGCCCAAGCAGCAGTCGAAGGCGCGCTGCTTGGCGGTTACCGGGTGAATGCGAAAAAGAAACCGACGGACGACCCTGACTGGGCAACGTTGACGATTGTGGGCACCGACAAACAGGGCGCTCTGCAGGCTGGGGCAGTCATCGCCGAGTCCGTCTATCTCGTGCGAGATTTAGTCAACACGCCGCCCAACGACCTGTACCCAGAATCCTTCACAGACCACGTCACTTCGGCTCTCAAAGGCCTCCCCATCGAGATTGACGTTTTGGACGAACACCAACTCGCTGAGGGAGGATTTGGAGGAATTTTGGGTGTCGGGCAGGGCTCCACACGGCCACCCCGCCTCGTCGCGCTTCGCTACCGTCCCGAAGGGGCCACAGCCCACATTGCCCTGGTCGGCAAAGGCATCACTTTCGACTCGGGCGGGCTGTCGCTAAAGCCCGCGGCATCCATGGTGGGCATGAAATATGACATGACAGGCGCTGCCACCGTCTCGGGCGTGATGCGTGCAGTGGCGTCACTCCACGCACCCGTTGCGGTGACAGCCTGGCTGTGCTTGGCGGAGAATATGCCGTCTGGTTCCGCGCAGCGTCCCGGTGATGTGATCACTATTCACGGCGGAAAAACGGTAGAAGTACTGAACACCGACGCCGAGGGCAGGCTGGTCCTGGCCGATGGTCTACACGCCGCCAGCGAAGAATTTCCTGACCTCATTGTGGATGTTGCCACCCTCACGGGGGCGGCCCGCATTGCATTAGGTGAGCGCTACGCAGGTCTGATGGGTGACCAGTTGGCGACCGGACTGGTAGCACAAGCCGCTGAGTCGGCCGGCGAACTGGTGTGGACCATGCCACTGCCGGAAGAACTGCGAAAAGGCCTCAACTCTGATGTCGCCGATATCGCCAACGTCGCGACCGGGAGCTCACTGGGAGGGATGCTTGTCGCCGGTTTGTTCCTCAAAGAGTTTGTCGGACCCAGGCAAGGCCAGCCTGCTGACGATGATAGTTCCGCCCAGATTCCCTGGGCGCACCTCGACATCGCGGGGCCTGCCTCCAACACCAGCAGTGCCTACGGGTACACCCCGAAAGGGCCCACCGGTGCGACGACGAGGGCCCTGGTGAACTTGGTGATGGCCATGGACTCTGACGCCGTAGCCAGTCTTGTGCAGTAG
- a CDS encoding DNA gyrase/topoisomerase IV subunit B produces MAKDYSARHLSVLEGLEAVRKRPGMYIGSTDSRGLMHCVWEIIDNAVDEAIGGHGNSIEVIVHPDHSIEVSDTGRGIPIDIEPKSGLSGVELVFTKLHAGGKFGGSSYQSSGGLHGVGASVVNALSARVDVEVDRDGKTWAMSFRRGEPGVFKDSAEPDPKSDFEPFVSDSALKVRGKVGKNVTGTRVRFWPDPGVFGTDLSVSVDDLVDRARQTAFLVPGLALEISDTRQQPSRKESFHFDGGTVEFADYLAPDEARVGPWRFQGTGTFTETVPVLQDNGHLEQTELERELAVDVVVRWGPGYDTVIKSFVNIIQTPKGGSHLQGFEQGVMKVIRQEVEKNARRLKVGSDKLEKDDVLAGLTAVVAVRVPEPQFEGQTKEVLGTPAAKGIVQQVVSEKLRERLQSGKRDDKAQSALLLEKVVAEMKTRISARTLKETQRRKSALENSTLPTKLVDCRSKSVDNTELFIVEGDSALGTAKLARDSDTQALLPIRGKILNTQKASLQDMLNNQECAAIIQVIGAGSGRTFDLDQVRYGKIIVMSDADVDGAHIRTLLLTLFFRYMRPLVEAGRVFAAVPPLHRVVAKHRGSTPNEVLYTYSEAELNSVLADLEARGIGYEQPIQRYKGLGEMDADQLAETTMMPSGRMLRRVRVVDAEAAAAMFELLMGNEVAPRRQFIADRPRLDPASIDV; encoded by the coding sequence GTGGCCAAGGACTATTCCGCCCGGCATCTCTCTGTTCTTGAGGGGCTGGAAGCCGTTCGGAAGCGGCCCGGTATGTACATTGGCTCGACTGATTCACGCGGCTTGATGCATTGTGTGTGGGAAATTATCGACAATGCCGTCGACGAGGCAATCGGTGGCCACGGAAACAGCATTGAGGTAATTGTTCACCCCGATCACAGCATCGAAGTCTCTGACACTGGTCGTGGTATTCCCATCGACATCGAACCCAAATCTGGTTTGAGTGGCGTGGAATTGGTGTTCACCAAACTCCACGCTGGAGGCAAATTTGGCGGTTCGTCCTATCAGTCCAGCGGTGGATTGCACGGTGTGGGTGCGTCTGTGGTGAACGCCTTGTCCGCGCGGGTCGACGTAGAAGTTGACCGGGACGGAAAAACCTGGGCGATGTCTTTTCGGCGAGGAGAACCTGGAGTATTTAAGGATTCAGCCGAGCCTGACCCGAAGTCGGATTTTGAGCCTTTTGTGAGTGATAGTGCTCTCAAAGTGCGGGGCAAAGTGGGCAAAAACGTCACCGGAACTCGCGTCCGGTTTTGGCCCGACCCCGGTGTGTTCGGCACTGACTTGTCTGTTTCGGTCGATGATTTGGTGGACCGGGCACGGCAGACAGCGTTCCTGGTACCCGGGCTGGCGCTCGAAATTAGTGACACCAGGCAGCAACCGTCCCGGAAAGAATCCTTCCATTTCGATGGGGGCACCGTTGAATTTGCCGACTACCTCGCACCCGATGAGGCGCGGGTGGGTCCGTGGCGCTTCCAAGGCACCGGGACTTTCACTGAAACTGTTCCGGTCCTGCAAGACAATGGCCACCTCGAGCAGACCGAGCTGGAGCGTGAACTCGCTGTGGACGTCGTCGTGCGGTGGGGCCCCGGCTATGACACCGTGATCAAAAGCTTTGTCAACATCATCCAAACCCCCAAGGGCGGCTCACACCTTCAAGGTTTTGAGCAAGGGGTGATGAAGGTCATCCGCCAGGAAGTGGAAAAAAACGCCCGGCGTTTGAAGGTCGGCTCTGACAAGTTAGAAAAAGATGACGTCCTCGCGGGACTCACCGCGGTAGTCGCGGTTCGGGTGCCTGAACCACAATTCGAGGGTCAAACAAAAGAAGTGCTCGGCACCCCTGCGGCGAAAGGGATTGTGCAGCAGGTGGTGAGCGAAAAACTGCGGGAACGTCTCCAATCCGGTAAGCGAGACGACAAAGCACAGTCCGCACTGTTGCTGGAAAAAGTTGTCGCCGAAATGAAAACTCGCATTTCGGCAAGAACCCTCAAAGAGACTCAGCGCAGAAAGAGTGCACTAGAGAACTCGACCCTGCCCACAAAACTGGTCGATTGCAGAAGTAAGTCAGTGGACAACACAGAATTATTCATTGTGGAGGGCGATTCGGCCCTCGGCACGGCGAAGCTCGCTCGAGATTCCGATACCCAAGCGCTTCTGCCCATTCGCGGAAAAATTCTCAACACCCAAAAAGCCAGCCTGCAAGACATGTTGAACAACCAAGAGTGTGCGGCGATCATTCAGGTGATTGGCGCAGGTTCTGGTCGAACGTTTGACCTCGATCAGGTCCGTTACGGAAAAATTATTGTGATGAGTGACGCCGATGTTGACGGCGCTCACATTAGAACCCTGCTTCTCACCTTGTTCTTCCGGTATATGAGACCTCTTGTTGAGGCGGGGAGAGTGTTTGCGGCTGTTCCGCCCTTGCACCGCGTTGTCGCAAAGCATCGAGGCAGCACACCCAATGAAGTGCTCTACACCTACTCGGAAGCAGAGTTAAACAGCGTGCTGGCGGATCTGGAAGCCAGAGGTATTGGCTACGAACAACCCATCCAGCGCTACAAGGGTCTCGGGGAGATGGATGCTGACCAGCTCGCCGAAACTACAATGATGCCTTCCGGGCGAATGTTGCGTCGGGTTCGGGTAGTCGATGCAGAGGCTGCGGCCGCCATGTTCGAACTGTTGATGGGGAACGAAGTGGCGCCTCGTCGACAGTTCATCGCGGATCGGCCGCGACTAGACCCCGCATCGATTGACGTGTAG
- a CDS encoding DUF7455 domain-containing protein: MTQSAATIESISDTTSEGNAPLGFGDHCDSCGAQAYVRVTLPSGVLLFCAHHADKHRASLSDSALVWHDETHRLRDESAS, from the coding sequence ATGACTCAGAGCGCGGCAACCATCGAGAGCATCTCCGACACCACTTCGGAGGGCAATGCTCCCCTGGGTTTCGGTGACCACTGTGATAGCTGTGGCGCACAAGCCTATGTCCGGGTCACTCTTCCCTCTGGCGTCCTACTCTTTTGTGCTCACCACGCGGACAAGCACCGCGCGAGTCTGAGCGACAGTGCACTCGTCTGGCACGACGAGACCCATCGCCTCCGCGATGAATCGGCCAGCTGA
- a CDS encoding Mur ligase family protein has protein sequence MLLRLAILVGRLVRILARTRGGGSAFPGLVAQRIDPQFLEHTVGRIPGGVVFITGSNGKSTTTAMAVALCRAHGLRVFTNPAGSNLPQGLASAVLADARLNGKIDADIAILEVDEAYGPMVSARLTPANFVVTNLQLDQLNRFGEPERVWEMMLTVATRTTKALLVNDAEPALLALEEGLQEGVALHTVSLTEDLRNKHPEGISHATLGDYRGRITPSVGPRLVLSDRDKDTATVLDQQGMAHIFALPAPGLHWGIDATLALALSIELLQDKWSWQQAEKAFTELPPVWGRAETVSYAGRDFELLMQKNLPSMQVNLQTVVEPPATVWVAVDEGTPDPSWIYDLDLGPITKVDVLSGSKAWQWATFLTYRGIELGEIIEDTKEAMDYLAGLGPKGAPVTAIVNYEQMMAMRRIAGLRDLETSG, from the coding sequence GTGTTACTGCGCCTTGCCATCCTGGTCGGTCGCTTGGTGCGCATTCTTGCCAGGACCCGCGGTGGCGGTTCCGCGTTTCCGGGGTTAGTCGCCCAAAGAATCGACCCGCAGTTTCTCGAGCACACCGTAGGTCGAATCCCCGGTGGTGTGGTGTTCATCACCGGGTCCAACGGAAAATCGACAACAACAGCAATGGCAGTGGCGTTATGCCGGGCTCACGGACTTCGGGTCTTTACAAACCCGGCGGGAAGTAATCTGCCCCAAGGTCTCGCCTCAGCTGTCCTCGCCGACGCCCGCTTGAACGGGAAAATTGATGCGGATATCGCCATTCTCGAGGTCGATGAAGCCTATGGGCCGATGGTTTCGGCCCGGCTTACACCCGCCAACTTTGTTGTAACCAACCTTCAGCTGGACCAGCTCAACCGTTTTGGCGAACCTGAGCGGGTGTGGGAAATGATGCTCACCGTGGCCACAAGAACCACGAAAGCACTCCTGGTGAACGACGCTGAACCCGCTTTGCTCGCCCTCGAAGAGGGCCTGCAGGAGGGTGTTGCCCTTCACACTGTTTCCCTCACCGAGGACTTGCGCAATAAGCATCCTGAGGGCATCTCCCATGCAACCCTCGGTGATTACCGTGGGCGCATCACTCCGAGCGTGGGCCCCCGACTGGTGCTATCTGATCGAGATAAAGACACCGCCACTGTCCTCGACCAGCAGGGGATGGCTCACATATTCGCGCTGCCCGCACCAGGCCTCCATTGGGGCATTGATGCAACCCTGGCTCTCGCCCTGTCAATCGAACTGTTGCAAGACAAATGGTCATGGCAGCAGGCAGAAAAGGCTTTTACCGAGCTTCCCCCGGTGTGGGGTCGAGCAGAGACCGTCAGTTACGCCGGGCGTGATTTTGAGTTACTGATGCAGAAGAACCTGCCGAGCATGCAGGTCAATCTTCAGACGGTGGTGGAACCCCCCGCGACAGTGTGGGTGGCCGTCGATGAAGGAACTCCGGACCCTTCCTGGATTTACGATCTTGACCTTGGTCCCATTACGAAGGTTGACGTCTTGTCGGGTTCCAAGGCGTGGCAGTGGGCCACGTTTCTGACTTATCGCGGCATCGAGCTGGGCGAAATTATTGAGGACACCAAAGAAGCGATGGACTACTTGGCTGGCCTGGGCCCCAAGGGCGCACCGGTGACCGCAATCGTGAACTACGAACAGATGATGGCAATGCGGCGCATTGCTGGTCTTCGCGATTTGGAGACCAGCGGATGA
- a CDS encoding proteasome assembly chaperone family protein: protein MGDVDTAIFRHADLAPQVPEGLPLVVALTGFADAGSAVSQVNTYMEDTLESVEIGRFSNDEILDYRARRPIFQFEETHLTEYEPQRLGLSLVSDELGEPFLLLSGYEPDMRWEQVNREIIELIEHYQVASTTWVHAIPMPVPHTRSLGVTVSGNREDLTDRLSVWRPTTGVPGTMMHLVEYSLQAKGHPVSGFVVLVPHYLADTEYPLAAISALESITAATGRIFPTDSLREQGRTFLAGIADQVEGNDELKRLVGVLEKRHDSYMEDNPLASPLMDEAGEVPSAETIAQELQDFLAHRSVDSGDTPNTES, encoded by the coding sequence ATGGGGGACGTGGACACTGCCATTTTCCGTCATGCCGACCTTGCACCCCAGGTGCCTGAGGGCTTGCCCTTGGTTGTTGCGCTGACCGGGTTTGCGGACGCAGGCTCTGCGGTTAGCCAGGTCAACACCTACATGGAAGACACGTTAGAAAGTGTCGAGATTGGACGGTTTTCCAACGACGAGATCTTGGACTACCGCGCCAGGCGCCCCATTTTCCAATTTGAAGAAACCCACCTCACCGAATACGAACCCCAGCGTCTGGGACTCTCGCTGGTCAGCGACGAGTTAGGAGAACCGTTCCTACTGCTCTCTGGCTATGAGCCCGATATGCGGTGGGAGCAGGTGAATCGCGAAATTATTGAGTTGATTGAGCACTACCAGGTGGCTTCCACCACCTGGGTGCACGCAATTCCCATGCCGGTTCCCCACACTCGTTCGCTCGGTGTGACTGTCAGCGGCAACCGCGAGGACCTCACCGATCGCCTCTCAGTGTGGCGGCCGACAACCGGGGTTCCGGGAACCATGATGCATTTGGTGGAATACAGCCTGCAGGCCAAAGGCCACCCCGTCTCGGGGTTTGTCGTTCTCGTGCCGCACTATTTGGCGGACACTGAATACCCGTTGGCAGCGATTTCCGCACTGGAGAGCATCACCGCGGCGACGGGGAGAATTTTCCCCACTGATTCACTGCGTGAACAAGGCCGGACTTTTCTTGCCGGTATTGCTGACCAGGTCGAAGGAAACGACGAGTTGAAGCGCCTGGTGGGGGTGTTGGAGAAGCGACACGATTCCTACATGGAAGACAACCCGTTGGCGTCCCCGCTGATGGACGAAGCCGGTGAAGTGCCAAGCGCCGAGACCATCGCGCAGGAGCTTCAAGATTTTTTGGCACACCGCTCAGTCGACTCCGGTGACACTCCAAACACGGAGAGCTAG